One Mercurialis annua linkage group LG3, ddMerAnnu1.2, whole genome shotgun sequence DNA window includes the following coding sequences:
- the LOC126675376 gene encoding probable prolyl 4-hydroxylase 7: MDFHNSVLGFLCFLLLILPHSSYSVNTRQGALFSQTFDPSRVTQLSWTPRAFLYKGFLSDEECDHLIDLARDKLEKSMVADNESGKSIESQVRTSSGMFLSKAQDEIVANIESRIASWTLLPIENGESMQILHYEHGQKYEPHYDYFHDKANQELGGHRVATVLMYLSKVEKGGETVFPNAEGKITQPKEDSWSDCAKGGYAVKPEKGDALLFFSLHLDATTDPDSLHGSCPVIEGEKWSATKWIHVRSFERSFIRLENGDCVDENENCTLWAKAGECKKNPDYMVGTGGAHGYCRKSCKACKS, encoded by the exons ATGGATTTTCATAATTCTGTTCTGGGTTTCCTATGTTTCCTGCTGTTAATTCTCCCTCATTCTTCTTACTCTGTAAACACAAGACAAGGAGCTTTGTTTTCTCAAACGTTTGATCCTAGTAGAGTCACTCAACTCTCGTGGACTCCCAG GGCTTTTCTTTACAAGGGGTTTTTGTCTGATGAAGAGTGTGATCATCTTATTGATTTG GCAAGGGATAAGCTAGAAAAGTCAATGGTGGCTGATAATGAGTCAGGGAAGAGTATTGAGAGTCAAGTCAGAACTAGCTCTGGCATGTTTCTTAGTAAAGCTCAG GATGAAATTGTTGCTAATATTGAGTCCAGGATTGCCTCGTGGACTTTACTCCCAATAG AAAATGGAGAGTCCATGCAAATACTGCACTATGAGCACGGTCAAAAGTATGAACCCCATTATGATTATTTTCATGACAAGGCTAATCAAGAGCTAGGTGGTCACCGTGTTGCTACGGTATTGATGTATTTGTCCAAGGTTGAGAAGGGCGGAGAAACTGTATTCCCTAACGCGGAG GGAAAAATTACTCAACCAAAGGAGGATAGCTGGTCTGATTGTGCCAAAGGTGGCTATGCTG TGAAACCCGAAAAAGGCGATGCTTTGCTGTTCTTCAGTCTTCATCTTGATGCAACTACCGATCCAGACAGCTTACACGGGAGCTGCCCAGTTATCGAGGGCGAGAAGTGGTCTGCAACTAAATGGATCCACGTCAGATCCTTCGAAAGATCCTTTATTCGGTTAGAAAATGGAGATTGTGTTGATGAGAATGAGAATTGTACTCTGTGGGCGAAGGCCGGCGAGTGTAAGAAGAACCCTGACTACATGGTTGGTACCGGTGGGGCCCACGGCTATTGTAGGAAAAGCTGTAAGGCGTGCAAGTCTTAA
- the LOC126671743 gene encoding transcription factor MYB35 isoform X2 → MGRPPCCDKSNVKRGLWTAEEDAKILAYVSNFGIGNWTLVPKKAGLNRCGKSCRLRWTNYLRPDLNHDHFTPHEEDLIINLHKAIGSRWSLIAKQLPGRTDNDVKNYWNTKLRKKLSKLGIDPVTHKPFSQILSDYGNISKSPLNKSSLNNNNNLIISKLPEPSSSPVLTNPNSEQVQDNHHHHAWDFEFITPQFTHNQFTNQDIIMHSHFFNEVASSSSSSSSSTPKGYSACQQQSQPPPPCLWSDYLVSTDPPLMSADFQQDREAKKSEILSHEGVGVYDYGGTIIQENTGWSASSFVDCILDKDREMRSEFPEILDSAFDY, encoded by the exons ATGGGGAGACCGCCATGCTGCGATAAATCAAATGTAAAACGAGGACTTTGGACAGCAGAAGAAGATGCTAAAATACTTGCTTATGTTTCTAATTTTGGCATTGGCAACTGGACTTTGGTTCCTAAAAAAGcag GACTGAACAGATGTGGAAAGAGTTGTAGGCTAAGATGGACTAATTACTTGAGGCCTGATTTAAACCATGATCATTTCACTCCTCATGAAGAAGACCTTATTATTAACCTCCATAAAGCTATAGGGAGCAG GTGGTCCTTGATAGCCAAGCAACTTCCAGGAAGAACAGACAATGATGTGAAGAATTACTGGAACACTAAACTCAGAAAAAAACTTTCCAAATTAGGAATTGATCCTGTTACTCATAAACCCTTCTCTCAAATCCTTTCCGATTATGGAAACATCAGTAAATCCCCACTCAACAAATCATCCttaaacaacaacaacaacctcATAATCTCCAAACTTCCAGAACCTTCTTCTTCTCCTGTCTTAACAAACCCTAATTCGGAGCAAGTTCAAgataatcatcatcatcatgcATGGGATTTTGAGTTTATTACACCACAGTTTACTCATAATCAGTTCACTAACCAAGACATAATCATGCACTCTCATTTCTTTAATGAAGTCGCGTCTTCTTCTTCGTCTTCCTCGTCTTCCACTCCGAAAGGTTATTCGGCCTGTCAGCAGCAATCGCAGCCTCCTCCTCCGTGTTTATGGAGTGATTATCTTGTTAGTACTGATCCGCCATTGATGTCTGCAGATTTTCAGCAAGATCGTGAGGCGAAAAAGAGTGAAATATTATCACATGAAGGTGTTGGAGTGTATGATTATGGAGGAACGATAATTCAAGAAAATACAGGATGGTCTGCAAGTTCTTTTGTGGATTGTATTCTTGATAAGGACAGGGAAATGCGTTCCGAATTTCCGGAAATTTTGGATTCTGCATTTGATTACTAA
- the LOC126671743 gene encoding transcription factor MYB35 isoform X1, producing MGRPPCCDKSNVKRGLWTAEEDAKILAYVSNFGIGNWTLVPKKAVNAGLNRCGKSCRLRWTNYLRPDLNHDHFTPHEEDLIINLHKAIGSRWSLIAKQLPGRTDNDVKNYWNTKLRKKLSKLGIDPVTHKPFSQILSDYGNISKSPLNKSSLNNNNNLIISKLPEPSSSPVLTNPNSEQVQDNHHHHAWDFEFITPQFTHNQFTNQDIIMHSHFFNEVASSSSSSSSSTPKGYSACQQQSQPPPPCLWSDYLVSTDPPLMSADFQQDREAKKSEILSHEGVGVYDYGGTIIQENTGWSASSFVDCILDKDREMRSEFPEILDSAFDY from the exons ATGGGGAGACCGCCATGCTGCGATAAATCAAATGTAAAACGAGGACTTTGGACAGCAGAAGAAGATGCTAAAATACTTGCTTATGTTTCTAATTTTGGCATTGGCAACTGGACTTTGGTTCCTAAAAAAGcag TAAATGCAGGACTGAACAGATGTGGAAAGAGTTGTAGGCTAAGATGGACTAATTACTTGAGGCCTGATTTAAACCATGATCATTTCACTCCTCATGAAGAAGACCTTATTATTAACCTCCATAAAGCTATAGGGAGCAG GTGGTCCTTGATAGCCAAGCAACTTCCAGGAAGAACAGACAATGATGTGAAGAATTACTGGAACACTAAACTCAGAAAAAAACTTTCCAAATTAGGAATTGATCCTGTTACTCATAAACCCTTCTCTCAAATCCTTTCCGATTATGGAAACATCAGTAAATCCCCACTCAACAAATCATCCttaaacaacaacaacaacctcATAATCTCCAAACTTCCAGAACCTTCTTCTTCTCCTGTCTTAACAAACCCTAATTCGGAGCAAGTTCAAgataatcatcatcatcatgcATGGGATTTTGAGTTTATTACACCACAGTTTACTCATAATCAGTTCACTAACCAAGACATAATCATGCACTCTCATTTCTTTAATGAAGTCGCGTCTTCTTCTTCGTCTTCCTCGTCTTCCACTCCGAAAGGTTATTCGGCCTGTCAGCAGCAATCGCAGCCTCCTCCTCCGTGTTTATGGAGTGATTATCTTGTTAGTACTGATCCGCCATTGATGTCTGCAGATTTTCAGCAAGATCGTGAGGCGAAAAAGAGTGAAATATTATCACATGAAGGTGTTGGAGTGTATGATTATGGAGGAACGATAATTCAAGAAAATACAGGATGGTCTGCAAGTTCTTTTGTGGATTGTATTCTTGATAAGGACAGGGAAATGCGTTCCGAATTTCCGGAAATTTTGGATTCTGCATTTGATTACTAA
- the LOC126673855 gene encoding uncharacterized protein LOC126673855, translating into MGGCASIPKNCIGFTLSLKKKKQNNDNNNKTDPKRSRRRRRRIIRRRVSSHNTAGPEFDGQADRSFTNPAFQGTTDVAAWSDATSVLESEYDDEFYSVHEDGFSVVGSESVLSISSPRDVNQNNYFEEHNRSEDVKGENGGSDVNLGQMQQVVQVEESNCGILQNACLPCLASTVSSIEKKKSLSPSGTPRKKASLKLSFKWREGHATPTLFSPKALLQRPIAGSSLSYCPIEKKMPDCWSPIEPSSFKVRGQSYIKDKKKCHAPNCAAYYPFGADLFVSPRKIHHIARFVELPIVNTSDEVPSILVVNLQIPLYPPTIFASETDGEGMSVVMYFKVSENYSKELPSNFRDSINKLINDEVERVRGFPVDTIAPFRERLKILGRLANADELQLGSAEKKLLNAYNEKPVLSRPQHEFYMGENYLEIDLDMHRFGYVPRKGFELFQNRLKLCVLDFGLTIQGNKAEDLPEHVLCCIRLNELDYAKHQQLVEKATIL; encoded by the exons ATGGGAGGTTGTGCTTCGATTCCAAAAAATTGCATTGGATTTACATTAtcattgaagaaaaaaaagcaaaataatgataataataataaaactgaCCCAAAAAGAAGTAGAAGGAGACGGAGAAGAATTATCAGACGGAGGGTTTCTTCTCATAATACTGCCGGACCTGAATTTGATGGCCAAGCAGATCGTTCCTTCACCAATCCTGCTTTTCAAG GAACTACTGATGTAGCTGCTTGGTCTGATGCAACTTCAGTTCTTGAATCTGAATATGATGATGAGTTTTACAGTGTTCATGAAG ATGGATTTTCAGTGGTTGGGTCAGAGAGTGTACTGAGCATTTCATCACCTAGAGATGTTAATCAAAATAACTATTTTGAAGAGCATAATAGAAGTGAGGATGTGAAAGGTGAGAATGGTGGAAGTGATGTGAATTTAGGGCAAATGCAGCAGGTGGTTCAAGTTGAAGAGAGTAATTGTGGGATTCTGCAAAATGCTTGTTTGCCTTGTCTTGCTTCAACCGTTTCCTCTATTGAAAAGAAGAAATCACTGAGTCCATCGGGCACGCCTCGGAAAAAGGCTTCTCTTAAACTTTCCTTTAAATGGAGAGAAGGACATGCTACTCCCACCTTAT TTTCACCCAAGGCACTTCTACAAAGACCAATTGCTGGATCCTCACTTTCATATTGTCCCATAGAGAAGAAAATGCCCGATTGTTGGTCACCTATTGAACCAAGTTCTTTCAAAGTACGAGGACAGAGCTATATTAA GGATAAGAAAAAATGTCATGCTCCAAACTGTGCCGCGTATTATCCATTTGGTGCGGACCTCTTCGTATCTCCAAGGAAAATTCATCATATTGCTCGGTTTGTGGAACTTCCTATTGTCAATACATCTGATGAAGTCCCTTCAATCCTTGTTGTAAATCTTCAG ATACCATTGTATCCTCCCACAATTTTTGCAAGCGAAACTGATGGAGAAGGAATGAGTGTAGTTATGTATTTTAAGGTGTCCGAGAATTACTCAAAAGAACTTCCTTCTAATTTCCGAGACAGTATCAAT AAGTTAATTAATGATGAAGTGGAGAGAGTCAGAGGTTTCCCGGTTGATACAATTGCACCATTTAGAGaaagattaaaaatattaggGAGACTGGCGAATGCAGATGAACTTCAATTAGGCTCTGCCGAAAAGAAGCTTTTGAATGCATACAATGAAAAACCTGTTCTATCACGTCCTCAACATGAATTCTATAtg GGAGAAAACTACTTAGAGATTGATTTGGATATGCACAGATTTGGCTACGTCCCTAGAAAAGGTTTCGAATTATTCCAAAACAGGTTGAAGCTCTGCGTCTTGGATTTTGGCCTGACGATACAG GGAAACAAGGCAGAGGATTTGCCAGAGCATGTACTATGTTGCATACGCTTGAATGAACTCGACTACGCTAAACATCAGCAATTAGTTGAAAAGGCTACAATACTTTAA